AGAAAATATTGGTACGCTTGTGTGCTGAAATTTTCTTCTTCCTTGAACCCTAGGCTGAGTTTAGATATAATAAAATAAATATCTTTCTGTGGAGGTAAATATGGAACTTACTAAGGATATGTACGCTGTTTATGAGGATCGAATGAATAAATCGATCGATAATTTAAAAGAAAATTTAAACTCAGTCCGAGCCGGCCGTGCCAATCCACATATTTTAGATCGAATTACAATCAGTTACTACGGAGCAGAGACTCCACTTAACCAAGTTGCCAATATACAAGTTCCTGAACCGCGGATGATTACAATTTCGCCTTGGGATCCGTCAAGCCTTAGTTTGATTGAAAAAGCCGTTCTGATGTCAGATATTGGCATCAATCCTAACAATGACGGAAAGATGATTCGCTTGGTTTTCCCGACCCTGACGGAAGAGAGACGTAAGGACTTGGCAAAAACGGTTGCTAAATACGGCGAGGAAACAAAGATTGTCGTGCGAAATGTACGGCGTGAAGCGATTGATAAGTTCAAAGCTCTGCATAAGTCTAAAGAATTAAGCGATGATGATATTCGTACCGTTGAAGATGATGTTCAAAAAATAACCAATCGATTTACCGCGAAAATTGATGAAATTGTCGCCGCCAAAGAAAAGGACTTAATGGAAATTTGAACGGAATAATAAAAAAGCTGAGTAAAATTTTTAATGACTCCCCCGCCACGCTAAGTCGCGAGGGGGTTATCTGTATCCCGGAACATGTTGCTATAATAATGGACGGCAATGGACGTTGGGCCACTGCAAGGAAGCTGCCGCGTCAATTAGGTCATCGCGCCGGAGCTAAAAATTTAAAAGAAATTGTCCGGGCGGCAGGCCAATTAGGCATTAAATATCTAACCGTTTATGCATTTTCGACAGAGAATTGGCAAAGACCTAAGAACGAAGTGAACGCTTTAATGCAACTCTTTGTTGATTTTTTCCTCACCTACGATGCTGAACTGGCATTAAATGATGTAAGGTTGAGGTTTGCCGGAGATATAGATTGTTTGCCGCCTGAAGTTAAGAAAACGATCAATACAGCAGAAACAAATTCAAGCGGCCGGCATGGTTTGCAATTGATTATTGCTTTTAATTATGGTGGGCGTCGGGAATTGTTACGTGCTTTCCAGAAACTTGCCGCCACCGGAATTCCTTTCGATAGTTTAAATGAATCTGATATTTCTGGGGCCTTATATCTACCGGATGTGCCTGATCCGGAGATGATTATCCGAACGGGCGGGGAAATGCGTCTTTCTAATTTCTTACTTTGGCAATCCGCTTATGCGGAACTTTTTTCCAGCCCTAAACTTTGGCCTGAATTCACCGAAAAAGATCTGATTCAGATAATTTCGGCCTACAATAAACGTGACCGCAAATTTGGAGGTATAACAAGTGAAAACCAGAATCATCACGGGTAGTATTTTCGCTCTAATAATGGCAGGTTTTCTTTTACCGGGCTATAAATTTCCTGCTTTGCCGCTTTTATTGTTTTTCCTGGTCAATATTTTTGGAGGCCGGGAAGTTTACCGGGTTGTAATTGCTAAATTTAATTTGTCTTTGCGTGGACTTAGCTTATTATGGTCGGTAATTTTTTTGACGGCGTTAATTCCTTGCGGCGGTAATACTCTAATCGACCGTTCTTTAGCTCAATTGGGTATATTCGCTATTTGTGCTTTGACGTTGTTATTTTTCAGTACAATTATTTTAGCATGTATCCATGGAACTTCAGCTTTAACTCCGGCGGTGGCCGTTAATTCAGCCGGCCTTTATACGGCTTTCCCATGTGCTGTAGCGGTTGTTTTGCTTACTGCTGTCCCTGACGGTTTTTATTGGTTACTAATTGCCGTTTTTAGTCCTTGGGTCAGTGATGTAAGTGCCTATTTTACTGGCTTCTATTTAGGCAAACGCAAATTGATTCCCCAAATAAGTCCTAAGAAAACGGTAGCTGGGTTTATCGGCGGTCTGGTAGGAACAATGATTGTTATGGCTGTAGCTTATAAGTTTATGGTTGCGGCTTTATACGGTTCAGGTTCAGATAGCCCGTATTATACAATTATTATAGGTTCATTTATAGGGGCGATTCTCAGTATTGCGTCTCAGTTTGGTGACTGGCTGGCTTCAGTGATTAAGCGTGAAACAGGGGTAAAGGATTTCGGTACTTTGCTTCCGGGTCACGGGGGAATCATGGACCGTTTTGACAGCGTTATGTTTACTTTACCAGCGACATTGTTAATTGTTTTATTGTTGGCGGCAATAAAGTGAATTAAATGAAGAATTTTGCTATTTATCAGTCTTAGGGGATACTGGGCAGGGTAGCTGGTATTAACCTACAAAAAATTTTATGCTTATCAACTGAGCGCAATTGCACACTGAATGCATTTGCACATAACGTGGGGTGGAGTAATTTAACATGTATAAAAATATTTCGGTACTCGGTTCGACCGGTTCAATTGGTCGTCAAACATTGGAGGTTTGTGGAGAGCTTGGAATAAAAATTGCTTCTCTTGCCTGTGGCCAAAATATCGATCTGCTTTTATCTCAGATTGCCACTTTTCATCCATTGACAGTATCCGTTGCCAGTGAGGCTTCGGCGGCAAAGCTAGCTGAATATATCAATGGAGAGGAATTTCGCCACAGATTTTATGCTACTAATGAGCAAAACTGGAATTCAACAAAACTTCCGGAGGTGCTTCAAGGAGAAGAAGGTAATTTGACTGCAGCATCTTTAACGGAAGTTGACTGTGTAGTTGGTGCAATGGTGGGCTTTGTCGGTTTAAAGCCGATTATTGCCGCAATTAATGCCGGCAAGGCTGTGGCCTTGGCCAACAAAGAAACACTGGTTACGGCCGGCAAGCGCGTTTTGGCTGCAGCCAAAGCTAAACGGGTTCCTGTTTTACCGTTGGACAGTGAGCATTCGGCAATTTGGCAGTGTCTGCAAGCGGGCAAGCCAACTGATTTGAAACGAATCTTTTTAACTGCATCCGGCGGGCCGTTTCGGCTTACCGCAGAATCCGATCTGGAAAAAGTTACTGCGACAGATGCGCTAAAACATCCTACTTGGAAGATGGGGGCAAAGATCACGATAGATTCGGCAACTTTGATGAACAAAGGCTTGGAAGTTATTGAAGCGGCCCGTTTATTTAATGTCGATGGTAAACAGATTGAAGTGGTAGTTCATCCCGAAAGCATTATACATTCAATGATTGAGTGGCAAGACGGTTCGGTTCTGGCTCAGCTGGGTTTCCCAGATATGAAAATGCCGATTAAAATTGCGTTGTCCTATCCAGAAAGAATAAATCTTGCTCCTGATAAACCGTTCAATCCTTTTGTTGCCCCGGCCGCAAGCCTGACATTTATGCGACCGCGGCGCGATGCGTTCCCATTATTAGACTTAGCCTATAAAGCGTTAGAATATGACGGCTTGGCTCCGACCTATATGAATGCGGCCAACGAGGTTGCCGTTGCAGCTTTTTTAGCTGGCAAGATCAAATTTACCGACATCAGTAAACTGGTTGAGAAAATTTTTAACAACTGTCTTACATTATCTGACGTACAAGAACCGTCCTATGATGATATCATAGAAGCCGACAGTATTGCTCGGCATTTAGCAAATAAGGAGATTAAACAATGAGTACAGTGGGAGGAATTCTGGTAGGCCTAATCCTTTTGAGTTTAATGATGTTTGTACACGAACTCGGACACTTTTTAGTTGGGCGGAAGCTAGGGTTTACCATTATTGAATTTTCTATTTTTATGGGTCCGCGTCTACTGAGCTGGGAACGTAAAGGAATTCGTTACAGTTTAAAGCTTATTCCCATAGGCGCTTCAGTACAGTTTGCTGGTGAATTCAACACTGATCCGAAAAGTAGAGCCAAAGTCGCGGCCGCCCGTAGAGAAAGGCCTGGGGACTTTTACGCTAGGCCTAAGAGCTACCGAGCTGCAGTTGCGTTCGCTGGACCGGCAGTAAATCTTCTGTGTGGCATTTTGGCTTTTGCTATATTATTTTCTTTTTTGGGAAGCTTTACAAATGAAATAAGCGGCGTCGGCAAGAAAAGTATGGCTGAAGCGGCCGGGTTAGAAGTCGGCGATAAGTTACTCAAACTTAATGGACGAAGCATAAATAATGAATTGGACATGAATGCCGCATCGATAATTGAAGCCAGAACCGAAAGCTTTCGCTTGGAATTTTTGCGTAAAGGTAAACTACAAAGTGTTGAGCTAAAACGTGCGACAGCCAAATTTCCCGTGATGGGTGTAGAACTGCAAAAAGAAACGGGCGGATTGCGAATCAAGGCAGTCGATGCGTCTTTGTACCACCATGGTGATATTTTGCGAGTAAACGATTTAATTACTTCGATAGACGGTAAAGCGGCCGAGATCACAACTATAAAAAATTTTTGGGAGACTGATTCCAAACGTAAAATGCCACTTACGGTCGAAAGAAATGGTGAAAAATTATCGCTTGTCGTTGAACCGACAATGGTTGAACGAAGTTTGCCTTGGGGAATCGAATTAAAACGCGACCGATCAATTCTGTACGCGTTGCCTAGAGCCGTAATTTATTCTGCTTCAATCTTTAAACTGACGTTTATCTCAATTGGCAAAATGATCACTGGAGCATTAAGTGCTAGGGAAAATCTGTCTGGTCCCATAGGCGTTGTAACGGCAATTTCCGGTGTTGTAACTACTAACGGTATTCCCTTGGCTCAAAAATTGTGTACATTACTTAGTCTTTTTGGTCTTATATCACTAAGCTTGGGAATAATGAATCTATTGCCGATTCCGCCCTTAGACGGAAATCTTTTGCTGCTGACAGCTTTAGAGGCGATTAGGGGCAGGACTTTGACTTTGCGCACGCAAACGGCGATTACTGTGGTGGGAATGATTGTCGTTATTTTATTACTTGTACTCGGTTTTTACTTTGACATCTGCCGTCTGTTGGGAGTATGACATACATGAAAAGGCGTGAAACAACTACCGTCAACGTCGGCGGGGTACTTATAGGATCAGGTCATCCGATAGTTATTCAGTCAATGAATAATACGGACACTCGTGATGCTAAAGCTACGATTGCACAAATTAAGGAATTGGCAGCAGCTGGGTGTGAAATTACTAGAGTTGCGGTACCAGACACCCAAGCTGCGGATGCGCTGAAGGACATTTGTCGTCAGTCGCCGATACCAGTTGTGGCAGATATACATTTTGATTATCGACTGGCTCTAGCGGCAATAAATAACGGTGCGGCAAAAATAAGAATCAACCCTGGGAATATTGGGTCGACGGAAAAAGTTAAGGCTGTGGCCGAAGCTGCTCGTAAAGCGAAAATTCCTATTAGAGTCGGAGTGAACTCCGGCTCTTTGCAAAAGGATCTACTGGCCAAATATGGACAAGTAACAGCAGAGGCATTGGCCGAATCAGCACTGTCAGCAATCAAACAACTTGAGCAAGTTGATTTTTTTGATTTAGTGGTTTCCTTGAAGGCTTCTTCGCCATTATTGACCATTGAGGCGTACAAAATTTTAGCAACTCGGGTCAGTTATCCTTTGCATATCGGAGTTACGGAAGCCGGTACTTTACGCGAAGGGATAATCCGTTCATCGGTTGGCTTGGGTGCTTTGTTGGCAGACGGTATAGGTGATACGCTACGAGTAAGCTTGACGGCTGACCCGGTCGAAGAGGTTAAAGCGGCTTGGTCGATACTAAAGAGCTTGGATTTGCGGCGGAAAGGACCTGTTTTTGTTTCTTGCCCAACTTGCGGACGTACACAAGTGGATTTGGTTAGAATTGCTAATCAAGTTGAAACTAGATTAGCAAAGATGCCGTATCAATTGCATATTGCTGTGATGGGGTGCATAGTAAACGGCCCGGGGGAAGCGCGTGGAGCCGACTATGGCATTGCCGGTGGGCACGGGAGGTTCTCAGTATTTGCCAAGGGTAAAACTTTGAATTCGGTGACTGAAGAAAATGCAGTTGAAGCTTTAGTTAATCTGATTAAGACGGAATATGGAGATTGGGAATAATGCCGGAAACAAGTTGTACTAAACTAAAAGATTTATATAAATATATTGGGCTAGTGGACGAAGGTATACCTGATTTAGCAATAGGTGAACTGGTTTGGTCCAAACGCGGTGTTTTGCGCTTGCGTTTAAAAATTGATTTGCCTTTTAATGAACTGTCTTCTCTTACTTCTGCGGTTTTATCGGGGCTGGAAAGTCGTCTTGGTGAATTTTTCGGAATCAAGCATTGCTCGGTCGAACTGCATTGGCAGAATCCGCCGGCACCGGATGAGGCAGGTGTTTTATTGGCCAAATGGCGTGAATGGCTGGCTGATACAATTAAAAGGACCGATACTAAGTTAGCCACGGCCTTTGCTACTTCTGATTATAAATTTATAAACGGGGTGGCGGAGTTTGAACTTTTACCGATACATCGAGACTATTTCAATAATCATACATTGCGCACAATTCAAGCTCTGGCTCACATTAAGACGGGTATTAATTGGAATTTTCGTTTGAAAGAGATTGATCTTTCTGTCATTACGCGTCAAATGGATGAAGAATACAACAGCCTTCTCAAAGTAATCCCACCAGCTGAAAATGATGGTGAAACTGCCAATGCGGCGACACGAGAAATCCCGAAATCGTTTAAACCTGCTTTCCGCAAAGTAGACGGGTTGGTTTTTGGCAAATGGAATACAAATATACCACAAATCGAACTTAAAGATATCACCTCTGAAAGCGGCGTTGCGACGATTACCGGTTACATGGCAGGATATGAACAGCGCATGATAAGCAATAACCAACGTGCTTTGATAAAATTTAATGTCCAAGATACAACTGCTGCTTTGGCCTGTGTCTGCTTTTTGCGCACCGACCATCCAGAGCAAATTCAAGCCCTAGCTGACTTAAATAAGAAATACGCCTCTTTTCAGGTTGAAGTAGGTTATGACGCTAAATTTACTAAAGATATCCAAGGCATGGTTACTGCTGCGCGGCTGGCTGATCCGCCGGCAGGTCGTTCTGATAATGCGCCGGAAAAAAGAGTCGAACTTCATTGCCATACCAAAATGAGCGCCAAAGATGCGGTGAGCAACCCTGCCGATGTTGTTAAACTGGCGGCTCAATTTGGCCATGAGGCGGTAGCCGTAACTGACCACGGCGTAGTTCAGGGCTTCCCCGAAGCGTTTGAAGCGGCTAAAGCTATGGCGAAAGCGGGAAAGCCGATTAAGCTTATTCTTGGTATGGAAGGGTACATTATTCCTGACGGTGAGGCCGTCGTTTACGGTCTTAATTTACCACGAGGCGAAAATGCCGAAGTTGATTACAATGAGGGAAATTCCTGTCCGTCCGCTTATGTAGCATTGGATGTTGAAACTACTGGATTAGACCCAGTTAAGGAACGTGTCATCGAAATCGGTGCGGCTAAGTTCGTGCGAAATTCAAGCGGAGAGTATGAGGTGAGTGAAACCTTCCATCGTATGCTCAATCCAGAGGTTAAACTGCCTGAGTTCATTATGAAGTTAACAGGGATAACGCAAGCAGAAGTAGACAGCGGAATAAAGCCATTGCAAGCTGTACAAGACTTAATCGACTTTGTCGGAGATTTGCCAGTGTGTGCCCATAATGCCATGTTTGATATCGGTTTCATTCGAGCAGAAGGCTTTCGAACCCAGGATATAAACGATCCTAAGCTGAAATTCAATCCGATAACCATAGATACTTTGCGATTATCCGTACTTTTTTGGCCATCGTTGTCTAACCACAAGTTGGATACCGTATGCAATTTTCTCCAAATTGATTTGGCGCATCATCACCGAGCCGTTGATGATGCCATAGCTTGCGGACAAATTTTTGCTCGTGCTTGCCAAATCGACTCTGAACTAACTTTGACCAGTTTGAATCAACGTAGCGGTTTGCTGAGACCAGAAGAAATAACGGACAAAGAACATAAACCTAATCACATTATTTTCTTGGTTCGCAACTTGTTAGGTTTGTATAATTTATATCGACTCGTATCTATAAGCCATACGCAATATTTTCATAAACGTCCGCGAATTCCTAAACATTTGTTAACTTATTTCCGGCATGGAATAATTGTCGGAGCGGCGTGTGAGGCCGGGGAAGTTTTTCGCCATGTGCGCAATTTGTATGAAAGCAACGGATGTGATTTTGAACTTACCAAAGGTAAGCTGAATACGCCTGCAAGCAAAAAATTAGCGCGTTATTATGATTATCTGGAAATTCAACCGTTGACCAATAATCTGTTTTTGACTCGTCGTCAACAAAACCCGCTAAATGATAAAGATTTGATTAATCTAAATTTATTGGTTATTCATCTGGCCGAACTAACCAAAATGAGGGTGGTAGCAACCTGCGATTCGCATTTCTTGAATAAAGAAGATGGTATTTTTCGTCATATTCTGTTGACCAATATTGGCTATGATGTCAATGAACGTCAGCCGGAACTTTATTTCCGCAACACTGATGAAATGTTGGCAGAATTTACTTATTTATCCCCGGATAAGGCGAAAGAATTTTGTGTAACCAATCCACGTTATTTTGCCTCATTGGTCGAACCGAACATACGACCGTTCCCCGATGGTACTTTCCCACCTTTAATTGCTTCAGCTGATAAGGATATCGAAACCATGACTTATCGGCGTGCCAGCGAGCTTTACGAATATCAGGGGAAACTGCCGGAAATTGTAAGTAAGCGTATTGAAAAAGAGCTTAATTCAATTATCAAAAATGGTTTTGCCATCATGTATTATATTGCGCACAAACTGGTAAAAAAATCGAATGATGACGGTTATATCGTCGGTAGCCGGGGATCGGTAGGCTCATCATTTGTTGCTACTTTATGCGGTATCACTGAAGTTAACCCACTTTGTCCGCATTATCGGTGCCCGCACTGTCGTTACAGCCGCTTTGATGAAAGTGGTAAATTCGGTTCTGGCTTCGACTTGCCGCCTGAAAAATGCCCTGATTGCGGAGAGATGATGATTCGTGACGGCCAGGATATTCCTTTTGAGACTTTCCTTGGCTTTAATGGTGACAAGCAGCCAGATATTGATCTTAACTTTTCGGGTGTATATCAGCCGCATGCTCATAAATATATCCAGGAAATGTTCGGTATAGCGCATACTTATCGTGCCGGAACTATAGGTTGTTTTGCTGAAAAAAATGCTCTTGGCATGGTTCGCAAATACTTGGAAGACACCGGAGAAGTGATCAATCGAGCTGGGCAGCAACGTCTAGCTGCCGGTATGGATGGCGTAAAGCGTACGACCGGACAGCATCCCGGAGGAATTGTCGTTATACCGAAAGAGAGGGAGGTATTTGACTTTACCCCTATTCAATATCCGGCTGATAAACTAGATTCAGTAATGACAACAACCCATTTTGATTTTAATTCGTTACATGACACTATATTAAAATTGGATATCCTCGGACATGATGATCCAACCATGCTTAAGGTACTAAGTGATATGACCAAAATCAAAGTAACTGACATACCTATCCCGGACGAAAAAGTTATGCGAATGTTCGTAAGTACGGAGCCGCTTGGTATTCCTGACGGTACCAGCCCAGCCGATTCAGCTACCTTAGGGCTGCCGGAAATGGGTACTTTTATGGCCAGAGGGATGATTAAGGAAACTAAACCGTCACGCTTTTATGACTTGGTCCAGCTAATGGGATTGTCCCACGGCACTGATGTTTGGAAGGGCAATGCGCAAGACCTAATTCATCAAGGCATTTGTACAATTAACGAGGTCATAGGGTGTCGTGACGGCATAATGACTCGTTTGATATATTATGGACTACCAGCTAAAAGTTCTTTCGATATAATGGAAAAAGTACGCAAAGGCAAAGGCTTAAGCGAAGAACATGAAGCTTTGATGCGTGAGCATAACGTGCCGGATTGGTATATAGATTCGTGCAAAAAAATTAAATATATGTTCCCTAAAGCCCATGCTGCAGCCTACGCTATTTCGGCTTTACGTATAGCTTGGTTTAAAGTTTATTATCCAGAGGCGTATTATTCGGCTTATTTTACCGTACGAGCAGATGAATTTGACAGTGATATTTTATGCGTTGATGCAAATACCTTGCAAAACAACAAGAGGAGCTTGCGCTTAGCATTTTCACAGAATGATGGCAAGGAAAAAGATAAAAACTTGTACTATATAGCCGAAATAGTTGAAGAAATGAACTTGCGCGGAATTAAATTTTTGCCAATCGATATATATGATTCCGATCCAGTTAATTTCCTGCCGGAAGGTAAAGGCTTTGTTCGACCGCCCCTGAATGCTTTGCCTTCGATAAGTTCAGCCATCGCAATGTCTATCGCTGCTGAACGAGATAAGGGATTGTTCAAGAATCAGAGTGAATTGATGCAAAGGGCTAAAATAGGTGAGACGGCATTAGGTGTATTGCGTGATCACAATTGTTTGCGCGATATGCCGACTTCAGCTCAGC
This is a stretch of genomic DNA from Mageeibacillus indolicus UPII9-5. It encodes these proteins:
- the frr gene encoding ribosome recycling factor, with product MELTKDMYAVYEDRMNKSIDNLKENLNSVRAGRANPHILDRITISYYGAETPLNQVANIQVPEPRMITISPWDPSSLSLIEKAVLMSDIGINPNNDGKMIRLVFPTLTEERRKDLAKTVAKYGEETKIVVRNVRREAIDKFKALHKSKELSDDDIRTVEDDVQKITNRFTAKIDEIVAAKEKDLMEI
- the uppS gene encoding polyprenyl diphosphate synthase; this translates as MNGIIKKLSKIFNDSPATLSREGVICIPEHVAIIMDGNGRWATARKLPRQLGHRAGAKNLKEIVRAAGQLGIKYLTVYAFSTENWQRPKNEVNALMQLFVDFFLTYDAELALNDVRLRFAGDIDCLPPEVKKTINTAETNSSGRHGLQLIIAFNYGGRRELLRAFQKLAATGIPFDSLNESDISGALYLPDVPDPEMIIRTGGEMRLSNFLLWQSAYAELFSSPKLWPEFTEKDLIQIISAYNKRDRKFGGITSENQNHHG
- a CDS encoding phosphatidate cytidylyltransferase; protein product: MKTRIITGSIFALIMAGFLLPGYKFPALPLLLFFLVNIFGGREVYRVVIAKFNLSLRGLSLLWSVIFLTALIPCGGNTLIDRSLAQLGIFAICALTLLFFSTIILACIHGTSALTPAVAVNSAGLYTAFPCAVAVVLLTAVPDGFYWLLIAVFSPWVSDVSAYFTGFYLGKRKLIPQISPKKTVAGFIGGLVGTMIVMAVAYKFMVAALYGSGSDSPYYTIIIGSFIGAILSIASQFGDWLASVIKRETGVKDFGTLLPGHGGIMDRFDSVMFTLPATLLIVLLLAAIK
- the dxr gene encoding 1-deoxy-D-xylulose-5-phosphate reductoisomerase translates to MYKNISVLGSTGSIGRQTLEVCGELGIKIASLACGQNIDLLLSQIATFHPLTVSVASEASAAKLAEYINGEEFRHRFYATNEQNWNSTKLPEVLQGEEGNLTAASLTEVDCVVGAMVGFVGLKPIIAAINAGKAVALANKETLVTAGKRVLAAAKAKRVPVLPLDSEHSAIWQCLQAGKPTDLKRIFLTASGGPFRLTAESDLEKVTATDALKHPTWKMGAKITIDSATLMNKGLEVIEAARLFNVDGKQIEVVVHPESIIHSMIEWQDGSVLAQLGFPDMKMPIKIALSYPERINLAPDKPFNPFVAPAASLTFMRPRRDAFPLLDLAYKALEYDGLAPTYMNAANEVAVAAFLAGKIKFTDISKLVEKIFNNCLTLSDVQEPSYDDIIEADSIARHLANKEIKQ
- the rseP gene encoding RIP metalloprotease RseP — its product is MSTVGGILVGLILLSLMMFVHELGHFLVGRKLGFTIIEFSIFMGPRLLSWERKGIRYSLKLIPIGASVQFAGEFNTDPKSRAKVAAARRERPGDFYARPKSYRAAVAFAGPAVNLLCGILAFAILFSFLGSFTNEISGVGKKSMAEAAGLEVGDKLLKLNGRSINNELDMNAASIIEARTESFRLEFLRKGKLQSVELKRATAKFPVMGVELQKETGGLRIKAVDASLYHHGDILRVNDLITSIDGKAAEITTIKNFWETDSKRKMPLTVERNGEKLSLVVEPTMVERSLPWGIELKRDRSILYALPRAVIYSASIFKLTFISIGKMITGALSARENLSGPIGVVTAISGVVTTNGIPLAQKLCTLLSLFGLISLSLGIMNLLPIPPLDGNLLLLTALEAIRGRTLTLRTQTAITVVGMIVVILLLVLGFYFDICRLLGV
- the ispG gene encoding flavodoxin-dependent (E)-4-hydroxy-3-methylbut-2-enyl-diphosphate synthase, producing MKRRETTTVNVGGVLIGSGHPIVIQSMNNTDTRDAKATIAQIKELAAAGCEITRVAVPDTQAADALKDICRQSPIPVVADIHFDYRLALAAINNGAAKIRINPGNIGSTEKVKAVAEAARKAKIPIRVGVNSGSLQKDLLAKYGQVTAEALAESALSAIKQLEQVDFFDLVVSLKASSPLLTIEAYKILATRVSYPLHIGVTEAGTLREGIIRSSVGLGALLADGIGDTLRVSLTADPVEEVKAAWSILKSLDLRRKGPVFVSCPTCGRTQVDLVRIANQVETRLAKMPYQLHIAVMGCIVNGPGEARGADYGIAGGHGRFSVFAKGKTLNSVTEENAVEALVNLIKTEYGDWE
- a CDS encoding PolC-type DNA polymerase III produces the protein MPETSCTKLKDLYKYIGLVDEGIPDLAIGELVWSKRGVLRLRLKIDLPFNELSSLTSAVLSGLESRLGEFFGIKHCSVELHWQNPPAPDEAGVLLAKWREWLADTIKRTDTKLATAFATSDYKFINGVAEFELLPIHRDYFNNHTLRTIQALAHIKTGINWNFRLKEIDLSVITRQMDEEYNSLLKVIPPAENDGETANAATREIPKSFKPAFRKVDGLVFGKWNTNIPQIELKDITSESGVATITGYMAGYEQRMISNNQRALIKFNVQDTTAALACVCFLRTDHPEQIQALADLNKKYASFQVEVGYDAKFTKDIQGMVTAARLADPPAGRSDNAPEKRVELHCHTKMSAKDAVSNPADVVKLAAQFGHEAVAVTDHGVVQGFPEAFEAAKAMAKAGKPIKLILGMEGYIIPDGEAVVYGLNLPRGENAEVDYNEGNSCPSAYVALDVETTGLDPVKERVIEIGAAKFVRNSSGEYEVSETFHRMLNPEVKLPEFIMKLTGITQAEVDSGIKPLQAVQDLIDFVGDLPVCAHNAMFDIGFIRAEGFRTQDINDPKLKFNPITIDTLRLSVLFWPSLSNHKLDTVCNFLQIDLAHHHRAVDDAIACGQIFARACQIDSELTLTSLNQRSGLLRPEEITDKEHKPNHIIFLVRNLLGLYNLYRLVSISHTQYFHKRPRIPKHLLTYFRHGIIVGAACEAGEVFRHVRNLYESNGCDFELTKGKLNTPASKKLARYYDYLEIQPLTNNLFLTRRQQNPLNDKDLINLNLLVIHLAELTKMRVVATCDSHFLNKEDGIFRHILLTNIGYDVNERQPELYFRNTDEMLAEFTYLSPDKAKEFCVTNPRYFASLVEPNIRPFPDGTFPPLIASADKDIETMTYRRASELYEYQGKLPEIVSKRIEKELNSIIKNGFAIMYYIAHKLVKKSNDDGYIVGSRGSVGSSFVATLCGITEVNPLCPHYRCPHCRYSRFDESGKFGSGFDLPPEKCPDCGEMMIRDGQDIPFETFLGFNGDKQPDIDLNFSGVYQPHAHKYIQEMFGIAHTYRAGTIGCFAEKNALGMVRKYLEDTGEVINRAGQQRLAAGMDGVKRTTGQHPGGIVVIPKEREVFDFTPIQYPADKLDSVMTTTHFDFNSLHDTILKLDILGHDDPTMLKVLSDMTKIKVTDIPIPDEKVMRMFVSTEPLGIPDGTSPADSATLGLPEMGTFMARGMIKETKPSRFYDLVQLMGLSHGTDVWKGNAQDLIHQGICTINEVIGCRDGIMTRLIYYGLPAKSSFDIMEKVRKGKGLSEEHEALMREHNVPDWYIDSCKKIKYMFPKAHAAAYAISALRIAWFKVYYPEAYYSAYFTVRADEFDSDILCVDANTLQNNKRSLRLAFSQNDGKEKDKNLYYIAEIVEEMNLRGIKFLPIDIYDSDPVNFLPEGKGFVRPPLNALPSISSAIAMSIAAERDKGLFKNQSELMQRAKIGETALGVLRDHNCLRDMPTSAQLDLFSLSMG